TCACATGGAACCCGTGGACCCAGGACCAGCTAAAAATGGTCTTTGATGCTCGACACTTCACACCAGGCATGTTGACCGATAGTGCATTCTGGCTGACTCGCTGCAACTTATTGTTCCTGTGGTGTGTTGAGCCTTACAACCCAAAGCGTGTAATGAGACAGTTCGGTCTCTATCAAGAAATTCCACCACCTTTTCTCAGACGTATCGACGAGGAAACACATAAGTAAGATGTGACATCCCTAAATAGTTAGTGTCATTTTTAATTTACTAAACTCACACTTTGTTACATAATTTGCAGGCCAACCAATATGGGCAGGGGTTGGAGTTTATACGATTGAAGGGAAGAGAACATTGAATGGGTACACAAGTGGGAAAATGAAGCGCTAGCAGATATAGTGCGTCAACTTAGGTATATTTTATGTACATTATTTTTTTACGATGATCATACGATGCGTGAAGATGCTTTGCTTTCATCACAACGGTTTATGTAATTATTTAATTTTGCAGACCGTACGATGGAAGTACAGATCAAGCGTACAAGCAGTGGTACTGCATGAACACACGTGCTAGCCTGGCCAGTCAGCCAGCTACTATACCAACACATCTCACACAAGAGGAGCAGGCGCGGAGACGTGTTGAGCTGCATGCAGCTTACTATCGTGACCACCTGGTAATCACTTGTAACTTTTTTAGGTCCATCATTTCATAATCATTTGAACTAAATAACATCCAAATATTGTTCAGCTTGAAAATGTCAACGAAGTTGGGCAGATGGCTACGGATAGCATGCCGGCCCACGGCCCATATCGCAAGACATTCCAGAAACTTTTGCAACAATTCGTGGCAAAGAAGTTCAGATGCAGTAGAGGCGACGACGTTGTCACTGGAGCATACATGCCGGTAGCGAGGTCAGCCAGACTGAGTGCGGCACCGTCGTCCAGACCGAGCGAGGCGCGTACGAGCCATGAGCAATGGGGGGAGGGTCCGAGTACTAGAATGACATTGCCACGACATGACTCATCTCTGCCACTGCATCGCTCTTCTTCGATGCAACTTCGTCAGGGGCAGACATCTCAGGACCATGGCACGGGCTTGGATTTGATGCCCGAGCAGTTTCTTTCCCCTAACCCATATGCGTACACAGGATATGATGCATACACCCAAGGTGAGGGATCTCAGCCGTATCTCTCCACGCGAGGGATCCCCATGCCCGAGGAGACTCGTGTACCAGATTTAAACCAACACCACGTACAATGTCCAGATAGTATAGGAGAGGGATATGCTCAGTTAGTCATGTTTACATTTCAATGCATTTACAATGATATCATATATTATCCTCTAACAGTTTGTTTAAAATCTTTCTATGTGCAGGACACACCTGATGTTAATTGGGGCGATGAGAACACCCAACGCGGCGTCAACACAGGCCTCCAGGGAGCATCACATGATCATGGCGTCAACACAGGCCTCCGGGGAGCATCACATGATCTTGGTGACACGGTTACATCATTAGTTACAGAGTTCTTCGGAGGGgacgttattggcccatcttttATCCCCCCGGAGTCACAACCATACGCCTACAATTACGCTTCAGGTTCGCAACAAGGATTCGCGACTCCACCACCTACGCAGGACTCGCAGACACATGAAGCCGAATTGGAGTACGGCCGCAGTCTTCGTGTGACCCGGCCACCACTTCGCTTGTCGCCTTCCGGTCGTAAGGAAAGGCCAGGTGGTCGTCATAAAGTAGGGTGATTCATCTATACACGTGCATGACCCATTGTATCTACATATGTCGGTATCAGACTATTCAATTTGAACATCTATGTATGCTGAAATAAAAATGCACCAGTCAGGAACAATTTTTTCCCGCAAATgctttcccctcaatattttcccgcAAATGCTTTCCCTCCATATGTTCCGCCACCCATTTCCCGACAACGCTTTCCCGCCATATGTCCCCGCCActcgtttcccgccatatgttcccgccaaccctttcccgccatactgcactcgttctttcccgccattttctcctctctacctataaaacccccttcagacggaggtggataagcattcgagtgtagtgtagtcgagatgtcccattatcctttcgatcgtagtttttaccctgggatgagcaggactcttttgaggctagctaccgatttcaggatggacaataggatagttccatgggacgaactcaccggtagtgacaccataatgaatgagttggctcaccaattacgtaggtctgggtggcctgaaaggacctatgaggaggtacgtaaagaacttcttaggttgcatgcaaggtggaagaatgtagtggagccgaagagtgaaactttcagaaggactgcagaaaATCATTCATTTTTATGGACCGAGgagagcgaggatgaagatgatatcttcatgccgccgcttccgggtgctgcatcgtcaaagggcaagagttctgcatcgtctaagggcaagagtactgcatcctcgaagagcaagagttctgcatcgtccaagggtaagagttctacatcctcgaagggcaaaagttctgcatcgatggaggatgacgatgatgccttcatgtagtttttaagctgtattccagttctaccgtttaattcggatgtacttgcattattagtttgtactctcttattgtagggcattatgttctatcttaatttTATTTTGTAGTTGTTGCACGATATTCGATATtagtggagggaaagaaaatgccaCTACTTTATTCTAAAACTATATTTATTTCCATTACGACACGGCacaactgaaaataagatacatTGTAGGAATAAACCTACATTTAACTCCTGAAATAAAGCTACATTAAAGTGCAGAAATAAAGATACAAATGATTGCGAAATTTAAAATACTACCACAGGAATCTACTGAGTCCAGcgtggatattttccttttccatcgccagcttcttctgctgccttggcctcacgagccctttctttctttctctgcctCTCCGCCTCACGAGCCTCCTTTCGCTGTCGTTCCTGCTCCTCCATGCGACGAGCCTCTTCCCTGTTTTTCTTTCCCATTTCCTGAAAAAAATGGTGTTCCTCCGCATAGTATTCTTTTaactctctctcttgctctgctttctcctcagcttccgccTTCTCGCGTCGCTCTTCCGCAAATAAACTATTCCACGCACGATGACTTCTTTCACGAATCTCAGTCACTGCCCAAGCCGGCTTCTCCGTGTCAATCCAACGATAGTACATGCACAGAGGCGGAGGAGACTACAACAAGAAACAAGAATGTTATTAAAGAATAAATCAAAATATCAACAATATCTATTCGTGATGGTTAAAGCATACCGGAGGCTTGTCGTACTCTGAAATAGCTACGGCAGGATCTTCCTCATAATTGGCGCACATGAAAAACTTCATGCCCAACCAATCTGAAAATCCgtcacctccttcaccttgcaaagatCGCCACACCAACACCGCAGGACTGCCACCCCCAGAGGCAAACTTGCATTCTTCATTTTTCTCGGCCTAATGCTTTGATCCGAGCAAGGCAAACTCATACCGACTGAAAAAATGTGTTACACACTTTGCGCACTGCCGATTTCGAGGATGGCTGGACGAGAGCCtcggtgtctccttttataggctcaGACGATAAATGATGGCGAGAAAATAAGCGAGAACAGAGGAAATTAGGCGGGAAATTTtaggatccctgtagtgtcggTACAACAGGGAACCTCGGATTCCCGCAACGAGTGAGTGTATTTCTGCAGTGCCGTTGCGTCCTCTCAAGCAGTAGCCAGCACGCGTGTGGGAATTAGCTAAGTCTGCAACAGGAACCTGTCGCCACGCATGACTCaagcaaaacaagcaaaaacaggcTATCAGCATCAATTTTCGAATCATCGGAATGAGCAAAGTTTGTATCGGAATCAGCGCCGTCAGTCACGGAATCAGTGTCAGTTTCCCGCGCATGTAGAAGAAAAGATGCCGCCAGCAACAGTGGCGGCCTGGCCCGCGCCTCGGCTCACGCGCAGCAGAGGCTGTCGGCCAGCCAGCGCGCCAGCAGGATGCCGCCTCCGGCTGTGGCGGCGAGGCCCACTGGCGGGGCCCGGGCGCAGCAGAGGCTGTCGGCCCGCCAGCGACCGCGCCAGGGGAGGCCGCCTGGTCTTGTGGCGGCGTGGCCCACAACGCCTGGCCCGTTCCGTCGCGGCATGATGTATTGTGCGGAAGCCGTTCTGGCTGGGTCGCCGCCTCCGGCGGTGGCGGCAAGGCCCGTCGCCTcctggcgtggcggcaggtgccacgtgtcacctgccgcgcctgccgccaccATTGGGAGGGTCTTTTTTGTCAAATTCATTCAAAGGTAGTTTTTTTTGTCAATTCATCTCGACAGGGCGTTCTTTTGTTGAATTTTTTTATGTGGAGGTCGGGCGACGCGGAGCGGATCCTTGTAGCCGCGGAAGGCGGCAGGAAGCGAGGGCGGACGGATCGATCGGGGGGCGGGAGCGCGCTCGCGCGTGCGGTGCCATTGTGCGGGACGGGACGCGTGGGCTATCGCGTCGGGCGCGATACGTGGTCGCGGCTTTCGTAGTATCTCGTCTACGACCATCTATCCATTGTGGTTGTGCGTGGCTTTTAACGCCGGGGCATGTGCTTTTCGCTGGGGTTTGTTTGGTCGCCTTTTGCGCCCAGCTTTAGTCGGTGAACAGCGGATTACACATGTTGTTAGGGTGGAGTGGGAATCTTACTTATACGCCGGAACACGGAAAAAAGAAGGTGGCGAGTGAGCGAGCTCTGCTGCATGGCACGGCATCGGACTCTTTGGCTGGCGGGCAGGGACAGAAAATATATGGTTACGAATGGCATCACTTCTTGGGCTGCACCGTGGAGGACGGTATAGAAAAATCGTAGAAGGCACCAGCACATTGACTCGTAACAGTGGGGATGTAGAGGAGGACGGTCTGCGGAAAATTTGAGAATTAAACTCCAGGTTTAGATGTTACGTACTTTCGTTTCTCTATCAAAGGCGTCCATCGGTTACATGGATTCCACGAAAGAAGGGCGTTACGAGCCCGTTTCTGGGTGGATCGCCAAAAATGGCTCCCCCTTACCCTTTTCGCGTTCTTTTATCCTACGAAATGTTGCTTCACACGCTGACTCTCCTTGCCACATTTCGCTCCCTTCATTCTCCATGTTTGGCGATGTTCACATACGTGTGTGGCTATCTCTCATCTAGATGAGAGTTAACTATGCCGCACCTTGCAATTGTGTCCCATGAAGAGATTCCCAACAAAGTGGATAACTATTATACAAGTGTGTTCGTCGCCGCACCTTTGAGAGCCCACACCATCGACCTCAGTCTCCTTCACATGCTGACCATGAACCTATCTCGCCTCGAAGATCCTTTCACTGTGGAGGAGGTTGAGAAAATTGTGAAGAACATGCCCATGGACAAGGCGGCGGGGCCCGATGAATTTACGGGGCGGTTCTATGCATGGTGTTGGCATGTCATAAAAGGTGATCTCATGAGGGCACTCCAAGTTTTCTACCATGTGATATGAGAGGCCTGCCAGCAATTAACAAGGCGATTGTGGCTCTACTCCCTAAAAAGGACGGTGTGGTGGACATTCGAGATTTCAGGTCGCCGAGCCTAGTACATGACGCGATCAAGATCTTTGACAAGAcgttatcaacaagacttgcggaAGACTTGCCTTCTATAGTGGGGAAGCATCAAAGGGCACTCGTCAGAGGCCGATCCATACATGATAACTTCATGCTAGTGCAATGCACCGCACCAAGACTGCATGCCCTTCGAGACCCAACAATTATGCTCAAACTTGAAGTTTTCCGTGTGGCCGACTTTAGCGAACATTGGATTGCATGGATATGTGGGCTGTTGGCAAGTTCATCGACAAGAATCATGATCAATGGAACACCAGGAAGACCAATCAACAATACCGCTGGTCTGAGGCaaggcgcccctctctctccaatGATCTTCATCCTGATCACGGAACCCTTGCATCGTATGTTTGAATTGGCAACCTCGAGGGGTTTGCTTGCTCCTCTAGCAAGGACAAGGTTGAAGCACGGTCTATCAATGTTTGCCGACGACGCCATGATCTTCCTAAAGACAAATGAGCTCGACCTACACGTGTGTGCATCACTACACGGGCTATTTGGTGAAGCGCCGGGGCTGCGAGTGAACCTATCTAAAAGTGTGGCCTACCCAATACAATGCTCCATCAAGACCATGGAGGCAGTGGAACGGGCCCTTGGCTGCCCGAGAGGAGTCTTTCCATGCAAGTACCTAGGATTGCCACTCACCCTACGGAAGCAATCCCACGTCCAACTAACCAGCCTAGTGGACCAGCTCGCGGCAGCTCTACCGAAGTGGAAGGCGGACAAGATGCCGAAGAGTGGAAGAATGTTGCTAGTCCAATCCATGCTCTGTGCGATCCCGCTGCACGTGATGATGGTGCTGGACCTCCCGCATAGGACAATCACATCAATGAACAAAATATGCCACAGTTTCTTGTGGTGCGCGGAGGCAAGCTCAATCGGCGGCCATTGTGTCGTCGCATGGGAGGCCGTGTGCTCTCCCAAATGGGCAGGTGGACTTGGACTTCCAAACCTGAAGTGGATGAATACCACCATGCAGGCAAGGTGGCCTTGGTTGCAAATATCAGACAACTCATGCCCATGGGCTGAATTCCAAATCCCAGTGCCACAAGCATCTAGACAAATTTTCAACGCGCTAGCTCACTAGACGATAGGCGACGGACAAACAACATTCTTCTGGGAAGATAGATGGCTCGACGGCTACAAGATTGCAGAGCTTGCGCCGACTACTTACGACCGTGTCAGGAAAGGTATGAGAGCCACATGCACCGTCTCCCAGGCGTTGCAGGATGCTAGATGGGCTACTCAAGTTGGCCCGGAggtaacaacaacgatgctacgtgAGTACCTGGTGCTGTGGACTGCGATAGACAGAGTGGAGCTCGATCCAACACGGCAAGATAACATCACCTGGTCCTGGGAAGCGAACGACTGCTACTCTATGAGGACGGCCTACGCCGCCAAGTTCTGGGGCAGGCAAACCATCCGAATGGCCGACTTTACTTGGAAGTCCAAAGCGCCAACACAATGTCGCTTCTTTACATGACTTGTAATGCAGAATAGATGTTGGACGTCGGACCGGTTGGCAAGATGAGGACTTGATCATCAAGAAAGATGCCCACTATGCAACCAAGAGGAAGGGAGCATCTGATAAGGCCAAGTCTACTGCTAGCATACTTGATGATGATACGGATGCGCTAGCTCCAAGGTTTTTGCAATTACCATACAACGATGAAGATGAATTAACAGGTCTCATGCGTGAACATGTCATGGTTGTACAAAAGGTGTATTCATTTGAGTCTTGGCCAAAGTACAGAGGCGTGCTACCATGCTCATATGCATCAGATAATCAAGTGAAACACATGCATGCCACTGTTTGGGGGACTGGAGGAAGATCATGGAAGGAGGGCCTTGGCTGTTCCAAAAGGCACCGGTGGTGATCGAAGAGTATGATGGGCTCTCAGACATGAAGGAGTTCAAACTTGACAAGATTCCGGTGTGGGCTAGGGTGAAGGGACTGCCAGATGGCCTCACTAGGAAGAGAGAACTGGCAGAAAGAGTGGCAGCAAAAGTGGGTGATCCCCCGTTCAATGTGATCATGAATAAGGGGAGGATTAACCCGGCTAGCACTTTGCGTGCAAGGATTTATGTGGATGTCAACATCCCTCTGGTTCGCTTTGTCCACATCACGTTGAAGGAACGGAAGAAATATAGTGTATACTATGAGAAGCTCCCTGAtttttgctatgcttgtggtctgATGGGACACCTTGCTGATGAATGCGGTGATAGAGTTCATGATCCAAGTACCTTTGAATGGGGCGATTGGATGTTATGGGAGCCGGAGATGCCTGCTGCTCAGCCCTTTGGGGGTGGAGGAagaggagcgggggggggggggggaggggaagagGCCGGACGGCAGGTGGAGAAGATAGAGGAACATGGGGAGGTAGAGGATCGAcgggaggaagaggaaggagggagggaggagaaggaGTTTTTCACGCCCCACACCAGATGGATGTGGATGAACGGGGCGCTCTGGTCGAGAGGGGAGGTGATAAGGGGGCGAGGAAGAGGCTGGTGACAGCGGACGAAACGCTTAACATTGGGGGACAACAATTGAGGAACCTATCGGGCAAGGTTGCGGATACGGTGATGATGATGGAAGGAACTACGCCAACAGCTGGCCCATCTGCGGTGGCTACCACACCAGAGAAAAATCACATCATCAAAAAGCATTGTCAAGAAGGGGAAAAGGAGAAAGCTCAGAGCAAAACAGTGAGGCGGCCTCCCCTGAGGAGGGCCGCCTGTCAAGATGAGAACCCTATGCTGGAACTGCCATGGGATTGGCGACCCCGCGACAGTACGTGAGCTCCGCGATCTTGTGGAGGCTAGTGCACCGTCGGTGCTTTGTATTGTGGAGACACATATAGCAAAGAACCGAGTAGAGGGTTTGGCGGTTTCGTTAGGGTTTGATAGTAGCTTTGTAGTAGCAAGTAGTGGAAGGAGTGGAGGTCTATGTATTTTCTGGAAATCAACTATTGATCTTGCAATAAAAAACTTTTCTCATTACCACATTGATTCATGGCTTTCTGAACCAGGTGCCGAGAAATGGCGTTTGACGTGTTTCTATGGGGAGGCAAATAGGAGCCTGAGATATAAAACTTGGGACATGATGAGGAGACTGCAGGGAGAGAGTACCCTGCCTTGGGTTTGCATCGGCGATTTTAACGAGGTTTTGCGACAAGAAGAGCAGATGGGTCCAAATACCCGAGACAGCTCGCAGATTGCTGGGTTTCAGGAGGCCGTGGATGTTTGTGGCTTGTTGGACCTGGGTTACAAGGGGTTGGACTGGACATTTGAAAAGCAGGTGGTGGGTGGACAATACTGCAGGGTCAGGCTGGATAGAGCGTTGGCAACGCCTAGCTGGTCAAGCTTGTTTCCATTTGCTAGCATGGAGCACCTGACAGCGGTGAAGAGTGATCATAGTCCCATCCTACTACTGAATGACTTGGAGACTGGAAACAGGAGGATGAACATAAATAAACCGTTTCGATATGAGTGCGCGTGGGAGATAGACAGTCGCTTCGCAGCATCTGTGGAAGCTGCATGGAAAGACGATGGTCCTGCGGGTTCGGTGTCCGAGCTAGCAAACAAGCTACATTCCGTGTCTTCGGCTATGACGCGATGGGGGCGGCATACATTTGGCTCTGTTCGTATGGAGTTGCGTTCTCTTTGCCGCCAACTAGCTTTGCTGCGAGAGGAACTGACACATACGGGGCCTAGCCTCGAAGAGAAAGCTATTGAAGATCGAATGATAGAACTAGCCTATCGGGAGGAGATAATGGCGAGGTAGCGATCTCGTATCACCTGGCTTTCTGAAGGTGATCAGAACACAAATTTCTTTCAGCGGAAAGCAAGCGCGAGAAGATCTAAGACCAGAATAACACAGTTGAACC
Above is a window of Triticum aestivum cultivar Chinese Spring chromosome 6B, IWGSC CS RefSeq v2.1, whole genome shotgun sequence DNA encoding:
- the LOC123134473 gene encoding vicilin-like seed storage protein At2g18540, which gives rise to MKFFMCANYEEDPAVAISEYDKPPSPPPLCMYYRWIDTEKPAWAVTEIRERSHRAWNSLFAEERREKAEAEEKAEQERELKEYYAEEHHFFQEMGKKNREEARRMEEQERQRKEAREAERQRKKERAREAKAAEEAGDGKGKYPRWTQ